From a region of the Rhodococcus sp. 4CII genome:
- a CDS encoding IclR family transcriptional regulator: protein MTTSLSPTPTAGLDRAALLLDAFDGPGRLTLAQIVRRTGLPRSSAHRMLERLVQLRWLRREGRDYELGMRLFELGSLAVHQDRLHRAALPFLHELHRLTGHAVHLAVLEGIDVVYLEKIAGRFGVGLPSRVGGRQPAHCTSVGKVLLAHSPETVVDRVVEAGLPRSTRFSIDSPAAFRAELQKTRERGAAYDREEDLVGVSCVAVPVGTDDNVVAAISVCGPSSQIKLDHRLTAPIRMSAKGTWRNYMSAATPAAGRADRYSA, encoded by the coding sequence ATGACGACGTCACTCAGCCCCACCCCCACCGCCGGACTCGATCGCGCCGCCCTGCTCCTCGACGCCTTCGACGGACCGGGCAGGCTCACGCTCGCGCAGATCGTGCGCCGCACGGGGCTTCCGCGATCCTCCGCGCACCGGATGCTCGAACGTCTCGTCCAGCTGAGGTGGCTCCGCCGGGAAGGCCGGGACTACGAACTCGGCATGCGACTGTTCGAACTCGGGTCGCTCGCCGTGCACCAGGACCGCCTGCACCGGGCCGCGCTGCCGTTCCTGCACGAACTCCATCGCCTCACCGGGCACGCCGTGCATCTCGCGGTGCTCGAGGGGATCGACGTCGTCTACCTGGAGAAGATCGCCGGACGATTCGGGGTCGGGCTGCCGTCCCGGGTCGGCGGCCGCCAGCCCGCGCACTGTACGAGCGTCGGCAAGGTGCTGCTCGCCCACTCGCCCGAGACCGTGGTCGACCGTGTCGTCGAGGCGGGCCTGCCCCGCAGCACCCGGTTCAGCATCGACTCACCCGCGGCGTTCCGCGCCGAACTGCAGAAGACCCGCGAACGCGGCGCGGCGTACGACCGGGAAGAGGACCTCGTGGGCGTCAGCTGTGTCGCCGTGCCGGTGGGCACCGACGACAACGTGGTCGCGGCCATCTCGGTGTGCGGTCCGAGCAGTCAGATCAAGCTCGATCACCGCCTCACCGCACCGATTCGCATGTCCGCGAAGGGCACCTGGCGCAACTACATGTCGGCCGCGACCCCCGCCGCCGGCCGCGCCGACCGATACTCCGCCTGA
- a CDS encoding alpha/beta hydrolase, whose translation MPLDEQAETILRGLNDNFPRVETMTGAQARAATKAGRTAVVDAEPVGAVQDREIPGGAGPIGVRIYSPVARPAEPLPVVVYFHGGGFVICDLDSHDGFCRAMCTGTGAVVVSVDYRLAPEARWPAAADDAYAATCWIAQHAHEFGGDSDRLLVAGDSSGGNLAAVAALMARDRGAPAVAGQLLIYPVIEPVFDTESYEEFAEDHFLTRAAMQWYWDQYLPDRRDDVPVYAAPVRAEDLGGLPPAIVITAERDPLRSEGEKYAAALADAGVPVHCRRVAGMFHGFLTIDAMTAAQTERRELWPRLRDLMAERAGTPST comes from the coding sequence ATGCCGCTCGACGAGCAGGCCGAGACCATTCTCCGGGGATTGAACGACAACTTCCCCCGGGTGGAGACCATGACGGGTGCGCAGGCACGGGCGGCGACGAAAGCAGGACGCACGGCCGTCGTCGACGCCGAACCGGTGGGTGCCGTGCAGGATCGGGAGATACCGGGTGGTGCAGGCCCGATCGGGGTGCGGATCTATTCGCCCGTGGCGCGCCCGGCGGAGCCCCTGCCCGTCGTCGTCTACTTCCATGGCGGCGGGTTCGTGATCTGCGACCTCGACAGCCACGACGGCTTCTGCCGTGCGATGTGCACCGGGACCGGCGCCGTCGTCGTCTCCGTCGACTACCGCCTGGCGCCGGAGGCGCGGTGGCCCGCGGCAGCCGACGACGCCTACGCCGCGACGTGCTGGATCGCGCAGCACGCCCACGAGTTCGGCGGCGACTCGGACCGGCTTCTCGTCGCCGGCGACAGCAGCGGGGGCAACCTTGCCGCGGTCGCCGCACTGATGGCCAGGGACCGGGGCGCCCCCGCCGTCGCCGGGCAGCTACTGATCTACCCGGTCATCGAACCGGTCTTCGACACCGAGTCCTACGAGGAGTTCGCGGAGGATCACTTCCTCACCCGCGCTGCGATGCAATGGTATTGGGATCAGTACCTGCCCGATCGCCGCGACGACGTACCCGTCTACGCCGCCCCCGTGCGGGCCGAGGATCTCGGTGGGCTGCCCCCCGCGATCGTGATCACCGCCGAACGCGATCCGCTGCGATCCGAGGGGGAGAAGTACGCCGCGGCACTCGCCGACGCCGGTGTGCCCGTGCACTGCCGGCGAGTCGCGGGAATGTTCCACGGATTCCTGACGATCGACGCGATGACCGCGGCGCAGACCGAGCGGCGAGAGCTGTGGCCGCGACTGCGGGATCTGATGGCCGAGCGGGCAGGAACCCCGTCGACCTAG
- a CDS encoding PadR family transcriptional regulator: protein MPSSDPTQNSGFAGLRSTSWPVLGILSFGEELSGYDLKKWASYSVRFFYWSPSFSQVYSELKKLEDAGYVTSRTVVDDAARVKPKRLYKITDAGMAVIRSWAREAPIDPPVLKHGVMLRMWLGHLTEPEQLKEALEEHISYVEGMRRQAALDARDSDVEPTWAFAHMVNKWSERYYAAESELAKQMLADIDEAALRMHGEGTPERPGAPKPNEPHSIRRSREAQQEYQAAMKAARDADDEADGED from the coding sequence ATGCCTTCGTCCGACCCCACACAGAACTCCGGGTTCGCCGGCCTCCGCTCCACGAGCTGGCCGGTACTCGGCATCCTGTCGTTCGGCGAGGAGCTGTCCGGCTACGACCTGAAGAAATGGGCGTCGTACAGTGTGCGTTTCTTCTACTGGAGCCCGTCCTTCAGCCAGGTGTACTCGGAACTGAAGAAGCTCGAGGACGCGGGATACGTGACGTCGAGGACGGTCGTCGACGACGCGGCGCGGGTGAAACCCAAGCGCCTGTACAAGATCACGGACGCCGGGATGGCCGTGATCCGCAGCTGGGCGCGGGAGGCGCCGATCGATCCCCCGGTCCTCAAACACGGGGTGATGCTGCGCATGTGGCTGGGCCACCTCACCGAGCCCGAACAACTCAAAGAGGCTCTCGAGGAGCACATCTCGTACGTGGAGGGGATGAGAAGGCAGGCCGCCCTCGACGCCCGCGATTCCGACGTCGAACCGACGTGGGCGTTCGCGCACATGGTCAACAAGTGGTCCGAACGCTACTACGCGGCCGAGAGCGAACTGGCGAAGCAGATGCTCGCCGACATCGACGAGGCCGCCCTGCGGATGCACGGTGAGGGCACGCCGGAACGTCCCGGCGCACCGAAACCGAACGAACCGCATTCGATCCGGCGTTCCCGCGAGGCGCAGCAGGAGTACCAGGCCGCGATGAAGGCGGCACGGGACGCGGACGACGAGGCGGACGGCGAAGACTAG